A DNA window from Cobetia marina contains the following coding sequences:
- a CDS encoding 2OG-Fe(II) oxygenase family protein, which yields MTHSVLHPTRLQQTRLQQARELELPSREAMLRRAPSVQQFWDSHRQLLSDAWREWEAVEQDDLAILDSGLIDKALRTAVKQAWENPERETDVKALMTEVATDVYQFQLFDVERIADLRNLLEKAWDAGIPLRPPYGIVLNRRGAMLDRRSQGYLAAPSFQAFYQQLLDTYMRPISRLLFPEIIGYDSQSFGFSIHYQPTTDASIRPHTDASSVTLNINMNLPDETFEGSELDVLDAASGDAVRFSFTPGSAMLHRGNVPHAAQPITSGQRSNMVLWLYGERGQIPPQGAQRRAIPARERWVATSAEQDDYAPF from the coding sequence ATGACCCACTCTGTATTGCACCCCACCCGATTACAGCAGACCCGCTTGCAGCAAGCCCGCGAGCTCGAACTGCCTTCCCGCGAAGCCATGCTGCGGCGCGCCCCCTCCGTCCAGCAATTCTGGGACAGCCACCGTCAACTGCTGAGTGACGCCTGGCGTGAATGGGAAGCCGTTGAGCAAGACGACCTCGCCATCCTCGACAGTGGATTGATCGACAAGGCGCTGCGCACTGCCGTCAAGCAGGCGTGGGAGAATCCCGAGCGCGAGACGGACGTCAAGGCGCTGATGACAGAAGTCGCTACTGACGTCTATCAGTTCCAGCTCTTCGATGTCGAGCGCATTGCTGATTTGCGCAACCTGCTGGAAAAGGCATGGGATGCCGGTATTCCGCTGCGCCCGCCCTACGGCATCGTGCTCAATCGGCGCGGCGCCATGCTCGACCGTCGCTCACAGGGCTATCTGGCGGCACCGAGTTTCCAGGCGTTCTATCAGCAGCTGCTGGATACCTACATGCGTCCGATCTCGCGGCTGCTGTTCCCGGAAATCATCGGCTACGACAGCCAGTCCTTCGGCTTCTCGATCCACTATCAGCCCACCACGGACGCCTCGATTCGGCCGCATACTGATGCCTCGTCCGTGACCCTCAACATCAACATGAACCTGCCCGACGAGACCTTCGAGGGCTCTGAACTGGATGTTCTGGACGCCGCGAGCGGAGACGCAGTGCGCTTCTCGTTCACGCCCGGCTCGGCCATGCTGCATCGCGGTAATGTGCCGCATGCCGCGCAGCCGATCACTAGCGGCCAGCGCTCCAACATGGTGCTGTGGCTGTATGGTGAGCGAGGCCAGATACCGCCACAGGGCGCGCAACGTCGGGCGATACCTGCCAGAGAGCGCTGGGTCGCCACAAGCGCCGAACAGGATGATTACGCACCGTTCTGA